ttgttattcataataagcCCTTTCTCTCCCACCTGAGTTATACTAATGGATGACCTGGAGGAGTTCCCTACACAGCCTCAGGATGGAGCTGGTCATCAGGAAGACCCAGTGATTAGAGagctggaactttcagtcccgCCCACGGACCTCAGGAAAGATTTGATGAGCTTCTGGACTGGATGGTGGTACACCCCAATTCCACTCCTGCTCTCAAGATCCTTCTGGACCTTGACCTGTGTACCTCTTTATCTGGCTgctcatctgtatcctttataatatcctttacaataaactggtaaacataagtaaATATTTCCCTGAGATTTGTGACctattttaacaaatgaaaaacccaaggagtgggtcatgggaacctctagTTCACAGCCGGTTGGTCAGAAGTCCAGGTGCAACGTGTGCTTGCAGTTGGCATCTAAATTGAGGGCAGTCCTGTAGGACTGAGCCCCTAACCTGTGAGATCTGACacatagtgtcagaactgagttacAATGGAGGGTACCCAGTCTGTGTCCACCTGAGAACTGGAGAATTACTTGGTGGTGTTGGACAACACtctataaacaaaaatatcagcCAATTTTTATGCTGGAACTACACTTGTTAGCTGCAAAGATAGACTGGCTATGGATACAAGAGTTTGTCAAATAGCAACAAAAGCATTCTGTGAGAATATGGAATTTACAGTAAgagcatttatattttgttatatgtaaATTGTGTTTTACACATCCTTTGTATCACtaaacttataaataaaattaggtatgtagggcttccctggggcacagtggttaagaatctgcctgccaaggcaggggacatgggttcaagccctggtccgggaagatcccacatgccgcggagcaggtaagcccgtgcaccacaactactgagcctgcactctagagcctgtgagccacaactactgagcccatgagccacaactactgaagcccacacacctagagcccatgctccgcaacaagggaagccactgcaatgagaagcccacgcacagcaaccaagagtGGCACCCTGCTCCCCCCtcctcgccgcaaccagagaaaagcccacgtgcagcaactaagacccaatgcagccaaaaatgaaataaatttttaaaaaattaggtatgtatatatatacgtttGAAACTGAGAAGGGCTCTGTGGGGCCCTCCAGGATataaaagcctttctgtgtcccctatttcttgtttgtaggaaaaaggcttcaTTAAGCTTCCTTGACCTTCCCTAAGTTTAAAAGGGCAGATTCAGaaagttgctaatcagggaagggaggggttgcagaaacaagggaggaaCAGGCAAGAAACATTAGTGCAGCCTTGGGGTAGGGTCCTGTTTCTTCCTCAAGGAATATATAAAATAGGGAcctccactgcaaggggcatgggttcaatccctggttggggaactaggatcccacatgcctcgcagtgtggccaaaaataaaaggggggggggaatatacaaaacaatatctttgagttattCTGTGAGAACTAAGGTccctgagcacaagattcctggagctctgccctgttacctcaccaccaaccaattggaagaaagtcacacaccctgcagccctcaccccaaattttgcctataaaaaccttTCCCCAAAAACCATTAGGGagtatagcggattcactttgttataaagcagaaactaacacaccattgtaaagcaattatactctaataaaggtgtttaaaaaaattaaaaacaaaaaccattggGGGAGTTTGAGtgtggccctgcaataaacctttctctgctccaaactccgatgttTCGGTATGTTTGCCCTCACTGTCCGTCAGGCACATGAACTGTGTTCTGTAACACATTCATACCGTTACCAAAAGCTTGGCCTTTCTGTACACTGGTGacaaatcaaatctcagagacagagttttgggtgaagtagagaaGGATAGCttcattgctttgccaggcaaaagggGGCACAGTGGGCTCCTGCCTCGGAAAAACTATGTGTCTCAACccgggaggatttgatgagggtTTATAACAATAGTTCAAAGGTGGGGTCTCTGACAAGATTAGAGTGCGAGCAGGGCCTGCCCGCCTTAATCTCGTCttggtctcctaatcttgatgagcttctctgatCCCTTTAATCTTGCTTGCGTGGTTTTTTGGCTACTCCTCCCTTGATGAGCAACcatttgaatctgccctttggaactcggGGAATGTCATGGAGGCTCGTGTCTTGGCCACAAGAAGTGGGGGACAAAAAGGCCTCCACGCCTGGGAGCCCCACCGGGCCCCGCTCGGTTTCAATAGTTTTCAGAGAGCTAGTTGTTACCAAACACTTTACCAGCATACCCATTCGGAGAAAAAGACAGTAAATAGACATAATATAACGTGaggttttgggacttccctggtggtgcagtggttaagaatctgcctgccaatgcaggggacacgggttcgagccctggtccttgAAGATCCCACAttgtgtgccacactactgagcctgtgctctagagcccatgagccgcaactactgagcccatgtatcacaaccactgaagcccacgcacctagagcccatgctctgcaacaaagaaaagccaccacaatgaatagcccgcgcaccacaacaaagagtagcccccgttcgccacaactagagaaagcctgcacgcagcaatgaagaaccaacacagcccaaaataaataaataaataaataaataaattaattaaaaaacaaaacgtgAGGTCTTAAGGactaggaagaaataataaacagagacTGGGGTCAGAGTGTCAGGGAATGTGCTATTTTGGATGGTCAGTCAGGAAAGGTCTCTATAATAAGATAACAGCTGAACAGAGACCTGAATGAACTGAGGGAGTGAGCCACGTGAAGAGTGTCTCAAGTAGAGAAACTGAAACTGtgtaactcagattgggacttgaactcaTGCGTTGGGACCTGAACCCAGCaaaaacccagattgggacttgaactcaTGGTCTTTTAACGGAGATCACACACCTTGTCTCAGTTTCTTAAGGTCTCATTACAGAAATAATTCAAAGACAAAGTAATAGGTAAGAAGtgtatttatttagagagaaacacactccacagacagaatgTGGACCATCTCAGGAGAGAGCAGCACCAGGGTATGggtttgtcagtttttatagaggtgggtaatttcataggctaatgagtgggaggagtatgcCAGCTATtttgggaaaggggtggggattcCCAgaaattgggccaccgcccactttttcaCCTTTATGGtaggccttggaactgtcatggcgcctgtgggtgtgtcatttagtgtGCTCAGGGCCTGGTGGAAGTCAATCATCAGCCAACTTGGACCtattggttctaaccagtttatgtcatgtcctcggactatgtgattcttttttttgaattttattttatttatttttttatatagcaggttcttatcagttatctattttatacatattagtatatatatatcaatcccaatctcccaattcatcccaccaccaccaccaccctgcaaaccagttcatctgtaccatttttctaggttccacatatatgcgttaatataccatatttgtttttctctttctgacttacttcactctgtatgacagtctctagattcatccacgtctctacaaatgacccaatttcattcctttttatggctgagtaatattccattgtatatatgtaccacatctttatccattagtctgtcaatgggcatttaggttgcttccatgacctggctattgtaaatagtgctgcaatgaatattggggtgcgtgtgtctttttgaattatggttttctctgggtatatgtccagtagtgggattgctgggtcatatggtagttctagttttagtttcttaaggaacctccatactgttctccatagtggccgtatcaatttacattcccaccaacagtgcaagagggttcccttttctccacactctccagcttttgttgtttgtagattttctgatgatgcccattctaactggtgtgaggtgatacctcattgtagttttgatttgcatttctctaataattagtgatattgagcagcttttcatgtgcttcttggccatctgtacgtcttctttggagaaatgtctatttaggtcttctgcccatttttggattgagttgcttgttttttaatattgagctgcatgagctatttatatattttggagattaatcctttgtccgttgattcatttgcaaatattttctcccattctgagagttgtgttttagtcttgtttgtagttttctttgctttgcaaaagcttttaagtttcattaggtcccatttgtatatctttgtttttatttccattactctaggaggtggatcaaaagagatcttgtgggcttccctggtggcgcagtggttgagagtccgcctgccaatgcaggggacacgggttcgtgccctggtccgggaagatcccatatgccgcggagcggctgggcctgtgagccatggccgctgagcctgcgtgtctggagcctgtgctctgcaacgggagaggccacaacagtgagagacccgcgtactgcaaaaaaaaaaaaaagatcttgttgtgatttatgtcaaagagtgctcttcctatattttcctctaggagttttatagggtctggtcttacatttaggtctctaatccattttgagtttatttttgtgtatgacgggagtgttctaatttcattcttttacatgtagctgtccagatttcccagcaccacttattgaagagactctcttttctccattgtatacccttgcctcctttgtcatagattagttgaccataggtgtgtgggtttatctctgggctttctatcctgttccattgatctatatttctgtttttgtgccagtaccatattgtcttgattactgtagctttgtagtttagtctgaagttagggagtctgattcctccagctccgttttttccctcaagactgctttgactacttggggtcttttgtgtctccataaaaattttaagattttttgttctagctctgtaaaaaatgccacttgtaatttgatagggaatccattgaatctgtagattgctttgggtagtagagtcattttctcagtattgattcttccaatccaagaacatggtatatctctccatctgtttgtgtcatctttgatttctttcatcagtgtcttatagttttctgagtacaggtcttttacctccttaggtaggtttattcctaggtattttattctttttgttgcaatggtgaatgggattgtttacttaatttctctttctaatctttcattgttagcgtataggaatgcaagagatttctatacattaattttgtatcttgcaactttgccaaattcattgattagctctagtagatttctggtggcatctttaggattctccacgtataacatcatgtcatctatagtgataattttacttcttgttttccaatttgtgttccttttatttctttttcttctctgattgccgtggctaagacttctaaaactatgttgaataatagtggcaagagtggacattcttgtcttgttcctggtcttagaggaaatcctTCCAGTTTTTTACaattgagaatgtttgctgtgggtttgtcatatatggccttaattatgttgaggtaggttccctctatgcccactttctggagagtttttattataaatgggtgttgaattttgtcaaaagttttttctgcatgtattgagacgatcatatggtttttattcttcagtttgttaatatggtgtatcacattgattgatttgcatgtattgaagaatccttgcatccctgggataaatcccacttgatcatggtgtataatccttttaatgtgttgttggattctgtctgctagtattttgttgaggatttttgtatctatattcatcagtaatattggtctgaaattttctttttttgtagtatctttgtctgtttttggtatcagggtgatggtggcctcgtagaatgagtttgggagtgttccttcctccaccattttttggaagagtttgagaaggatgggtgttagctcctctctaaatgtttgatagaattcacctgtgaagccatctggccctggacttctctttgttggaagattttaaatcacagtttcaatttcactgcttgtcattggtctgtttatattttttgtttcttcctggttcggtcttggaagcttatacctttctaagaatttgtccatttctttcaggttgtccatttttttggcatagagttgcttgtagtagtctcttaggatgctttgtttttctgcagtgtctgttgtaacttctcctttttcatttctaattttattgatttgagtcctctccctctttttcttgatgagtctggctaaaggtttatcaatttcgtttatcttctcgaagaaccagcttttagttttattgatctttgctattgttttctttgtttctatttcatttatttctgctctgatctttatgatttatttccttctactaactttgggttttgtttgtccttcttcctctagttgctttaggtgtaaggttagattttttatttgagatttttcttgtttcttgaggtgagcttgtatggttataaacttccctcttagaactgcttgtgctgcatcccataggttttggatcgtcatgttttcactgtcatttgccttgaggtattttttgatttcctctttgatttcttcagtgatctcttggttatttagtaacatattgtttagcctacatatgtttgtgttttttacgttttttctctataattcatttctaatctcatagcattgtggtcagaaaagatgcttgatatgatttcaattttcttaaatttacagacgcttgatttgtgacccaagatatgatctatcctggagaatgttccatgtgcacttgagaagaaagtgtaatctgctgttttcaggtgGACTGTCCTAtcaatatcagttaaatctatctggtctatatgtcatttaaagcttgtgtttccttattaattttctgtctcgatcatctgtccgttggtgtaagtgaggtgttaaagtcccccactattattctgttactgttgatttcctcttttatagctggtagcatttcccttatgtattgaggtgctcctatgttgggtgcatatgtatttataattgttagttcttcttcttggattgatcccttgatcattatgtagtatccttccttgtctcttgtaacattctttattttaaagtctattttatcgatatgagtattgctactctatctttcttttgatttccatttgcatggaatatctttttctatcccttcacagtctgtatgtgtccctaggtctgaagtgggtctcttggacacagcatatatatgggtcttgtttttgtatccattcagcaagcctgtgtcttttggttggcgcatttaatccattcatgttttaggtaattatcgatatgtatgttcctatgaccattttctttattgttatggatttgtttttgtaggtccttttcttctcttgtgtttcccacttagagaagtccttttagcatttgttgtagagctggtttggtgatgctgcattctcttagcttttgcttgtctgtaaagctttttttttttttcctatcaaatCCAATATAATCAactgaaaaatttataaaataattatttaacatataaaatGTCACTAGGAATAAAATAATCAGTTTTGGCTTttcatctgttctcttttttaaaattttattttatttttttatacagcaggttcttattaatcatcaattttatacacatcagtgtatacctgtcaatcccaatcgcccaattcatcacaccaccaccccacctccctgcgttgtctgtaaagcttttgatttctccgtcaaatctgaatgagatccttgccaggtagagtaatcttggttgtaggttcttccctctcatcactttaaatatattgtgccagtcccttctggcttgtagagtttctgatgagaaatcagctgttaaccttatgggagttcccttgtatgttatttgtcatttttcccttgttgctttcaataatttttctttgtctttattttttttcagtttgattactatgtgtctcggcatgtttcttcttgggtttatcctgccttggactctctgtgctttctggacttgggtggctatttcctttcccacgttagggaagttttcgactataatctcttcaaatattttctcaggtcctttctctcttctccttctgggacccttataatgtgaatgttgttgtgtttaatattgtcccaaaagtctcttaggctgtcttcatttctttatattcctttttcttttcattttagacaacctacatgtttttttattttcctcaaaaacAGTGCCTCCGCTCCAAACAAATCAACATCAAAACGAAGAGCTCAAGTTGACATCAGTCCCATTTGTCTAAGTCCTGCTTTTATGTGGATGAAAAGCAGCAGCCAGCCAGTTATGATGAGCAGGTGATAGATCCAAACAGCcaaatttgttaacatttttcaaTTTCTAGACCATCcttaaagaaaatcatatttgGTATCACACAATCCTCACAGTAGTCCAGCAGAGCAACCATGCCATCTGGATTCATGTTTTCACCAATAAAGAAGTGATAGTTTTTGAAATTAGCAAGGATGTGCTTGATTTGTTCTGCAGTCCCTGTCATAAAAGGTTTTACTCTTTCTGGTCTCTGTTCTTCAAGCTTCCCTTTGATTGACTTCATGTAATCCTTGATGTAGTTCTTGTAGGCTTCTTTTGTGAAGCTGGTTTCTTGCACGTGATTGTTCATGACAGTATCCACACCAGTGATTACTGTGCTTTCAGTACCTTTGCCCTCAGGGCCTTCAGAGGAGGCATTTCCACCAATGAGCGAGTCATCAATGTTACCCTCTCTCCTACTGACCAtcttcccctccacctccagACACAGCCTATCCGCAATCTCCCGGATCTTGTACATGTCAGGGAACATCTCATCATGGTTGATGAGGCCCCGGTAGATGATCATGATGGCGACTGGAGGGAGACAACGGTGGCACTAGCTTAGTAGGAGCCCAGAGCTCAGAGAGAGCACAGTGCAGCAGAAGAGGCACTTGCAGGGAGGGGGGAGTGGGCGGAAaagccattcttttttctttattctgttccaaggcagtgaattccaccattcagtcttccaggtcacttatccgttcttctgcctcagttattctgctattgattccttctagtgtatttttcatttcagtgatcgtattgttcatctctgtttgttaattcttctaggtgtttgttctttaattcttctaggtctttgttaaacatttctttcatcttctcaatctttgcctccattctttttccgaggtcctggatcatcttcatatcattattctgaactctttttctggaaggtttcctatctccacttcatttagttgtatttctggggttttatcttgttccttcatctggtacaaagtcctctgccttttcattttgtctattcttctgtgagtgtggttttccttccacaggtcGCAgaagttcttcttgcttctgctgtctgccctctggtggatgaggctctatgtcattcttttaaaggttgtgccctgccccttctctcctgtttcaAAACCAGcaaggacagggacttccctggtggtgcagtggttaagactctgtgctcccaatgcaggaggcccgggtttgacccctggtctgggagctagatcccacaagcatgcagcaactaagagttagcatgccacaactaaggagctggtgagctgcagctaagacccaatgcaaccaaataaataaatataaaacacacacacacgagctgatttaaaaaaaagaaccagaaaggACAAAGTCTGTGAGGGGGGAATGTGCTTGTGTGTTCTGGGAATAGCAAAGAGGCTGGTTTGGCTAGAGCCTGGTAAGCCAGCAGGGAGCAGTAGATTGAGATCCAAAAATTGGAGACGACCTTACAACGGAAGAGAACTTGAGGTTGATTCTACTCTGAGAGATGGTAAGCATTGGAGCGTTTTACAGAGTGGTGTCATGAtctgaatttacatttttaaaagattgctcAGGCAGCTGTGTGAACAGACTGTATGAGCAGTGGAGGAGCTTGGGAAGGTAAGGAAGCTGGAGACCGGTCAGAAGGTGAGAGATGATGTGGCTTGGACCAAGGAGGCAGCAGTGGAGTTGATGAGAAGCAGTTagattttagatatatt
The Phocoena sinus isolate mPhoSin1 chromosome 6, mPhoSin1.pri, whole genome shotgun sequence DNA segment above includes these coding regions:
- the LOC116755436 gene encoding translationally-controlled tumor protein-like; the protein is MIIYRGLINHDEMFPDMYKIREIADRLCLEVEGKMVSRREGNIDDSLIGGNASSEGPEGKGTESTVITGVDTVMNNHVQETSFTKEAYKNYIKDYMKSIKGKLEEQRPERVKPFMTGTAEQIKHILANFKNYHFFIGENMNPDGMVALLDYCEDCVIPNMIFFKDGLEIEKC